The DNA segment GGGAGGTATTCatatctattttatgtgtatgaaggtATTACCTGTGTGGATGTCTGTACGCCatgcacatgcctggtgcccttggagttCTGAAGAGggtattccctggaactggagttgcagacggTTGGGGATCACTACGTGGATTCTGAGAACccaacccgggtcctctggaagagctgtaaGAATAACAAGCACCTTTGAccactaagccatcactccagcctctCAGTCCTCGATTTAATCTTCTATACTGTGTAAATCTGAACGCAGCGCTCACACCTACAATCCCAACACAGGGAGGTGGAAGGAAATTGTTTATGATCCCCCTTGGCTACATAGAGTTCGAGGCCAGAGTGGCTTCTCTGAGactctgctccccctcccccacgccCCAAAATAGATCAAGCAAAGAGTAAGAGCGACCAATAGCTCAGTCAGGCTCACATATTTAGAGAAAGACCTCAAGCCCTCCCCTGGTACCCCAGCTTCTTTCTAGGTCACCCTAAGTACCTACCCTGGGGTTTGCAGTTAGCCACGGCAAGAGCGAGTGGCCCTTCCCATGGGACACCGTTTGCGGGCAGAGCAGGGATGGAGAAAGAGCTACTTTTGATGTGTGCCATCGAAGCAGAGGATCCTCCTTGGTGTGGTTTGAAGCACTGCcacggtgtgtttggatactgtCTGAATTAGCCCCTCCAAAGAGACTGGAAGTGAAGCCACATCTAAATATAACCACGGAGAACCTTTGCAGTGGACACAGGAGCAAGATGGCAATTCCAGGTCATAGGACGAAATGGGCTCAATTCTGCCAAAGAAAATGGCGGCCACACCCTGCTTTGCAAAAGTAAAAACCATCCATGTGAGAGAATGATACTGGAAAGGCCCCTGGTGCAGACAATGTCTGTGCCTTCAGCCTGCACCACACACAACCGACGTGCATGAGGCAAAAGAGAGAAATAACAAATCAGCCCATGGGACAGCCCAGAGCCATCAGTGGCTAAATAAGGAAGCTtggcaggctggagagacagcctaGTGGTTGAGAGCGTGTACGGGtactggtcttgcagaggacctcggtttgattcccagcacccacagcaggcaactcacaactgcctgggaCTCCTCCAGGCTCTTCAGGCACTTGTACATAGCCACAATTAAATCTcccttttttcaaatatttatttatttattctatatgagtacactgttgctatcttcagacacaccagaagagagcctcagatctcatgacagatggttgcgagccaccgtgtggttgctggggtttgaactcaggacctctggaagaacagtcagtgctcttaaccactgagccatctctccagccccacagttaaatcttaaaacaagaaagaaggaaagaaaggaagtcaTCTAGAGGCATGAGACAGTAAGGAAAAACAGTAACATCACCCCTTCTCGTCTCTACCTTCCAACACGGGGCATTTCagatttaattaaattaattaatgtgtgtgtgtgtgtgtgtgtgtgtgtgtgtgtgtgtgtgtgtgtgtgataccatATGCacatggaaatcagaggacaacttataggaCTCATGTCTCTCCTTCCATTCTGTGGGGGCATCTCCACATGGTAAGCATCTCTTGTAAGGGAGAGGAAAAACAtggctgttgcaagttgagtgtTAGGATTTTCTTTTGAAGTGGGGTTTGGTTgtctttgcttttgtgttttgttttactttgacagagtttccctgtgtagccttgactgtcctggaactcaatctgaaaaccaggcaggcctcagactcagagatgtgcctgcctctgcctcccaagtgctgggatcaaaggcctgtgccaccattacCCTGGAGTAGGCAGCAGGATTCTTGTAAGCCGTGATGAAGAGATGTTTTGGGCTTCGGCCAAAAAAGAGGTTAATAATGGGActagggatgtagttcagttgagCTAGTGCTCCCCTAACACAAACAAAGCCTTGGGCTCAAACCCCAGCATCCCATAAACGGGGCATGGTGTCGCTTGAGAAGTGAAGGGGTTCATGGTCGTCCTTGAGTACACAGGGAATTtaaagccagccttggctacaggagACCCCGTCTCTAAGGGGCTAGAGGGTGAGGAAAGGCTCTGTGGCTCGACACAAGAGCACAGTCGCCTGCCTGAAGACCCTCATAATGTAGCACGGATGAATGGCCCTTAGGAGTGGGTCCTCTTGGCGACACCAAGTCTGTCAGGAGATACCACAGGGGCCTCCCGAGCTGGTTCGGTGCAGCTATTCTGAGAACAGAAAGAAGGGCCCTACTGGAGTAAGGTCACATCAGGTCCCTGGGCATTTCTTCCTCTGGACGCCAAAGAAAGTGTCATTGTGTGTATGGACGGAGCTGCCAAGCTGCAAATGTCAAGCAAGGTTGTGCAGGTGAGAGGGGGTGTCAGCGGGCAAGCTGGCCCAAGAGGATGGCTTTTATTAGAAAcctttggtggtttttttttttttcagactttttttctaatttagtCTTGGCAAAGTCTGGGTGTCCTCAGCCTCAGGGCACTTCTGATTTAATGCAAGGTGGGCTATGGAGTGTAAGAAAGGAGACAGCAATTcaagacaaaggcaggaggacaCTAATCGAAACATGTTAGTTACACTAAAGACTCGAATAAATcagcgccccacccccacccccagtcggggcctcagtttcctcatcagcGAGACACAATGAATTGGTCCAGCCGTAGGCTCTGTGTACCCCTGGACAGAATGCCAGGATCAAGCATTCCACGTCCTATCCTCTTGAGACAGGAGAATAAGCCAGCCTCCAGAAACCCTTTAGAACAGACCCAGTTCTGTGCAGAAGACTGTAGTTGAGGTTGCTGGGTTCTGGGATCCCTCCACCCCTCAATGCACGCCCGCCTCGTTGCCAACTCATAGTTGATCAAGTGTCTGggggtcttcatgtaggtcccacAGTAAGTTGTCACACTCATGAGCAGACAGACCTCTGCGGTAGGGGGCGCAGGGCTCAGAGGTCCTGGTCCCCGCCCCATCCAGCTCCAAACTCCGGCGCTCTGGCAGCCGCAGTGGACCCTTGAGGGCGTCGGGCCCTGACGCGCCCGGCTGAGACCTGGCGCCTTCCGAGGCGTGACCGGGGCTGGGCGGTGGCGCTGCCCAAGGGACGAGGGTCCCCGCCACGGATCCAGGGCCCTTCTCGGACATGCCAAGCTCAGCATTCGCCCGCCTTTTGAGGCCATCACGGGAACTCCCCGGGAAGCCGCGGCACGTGCAGCGGGGCCGGGGCCATGGCAACCCTGGTGCGCACCGCCCGGCCCCCGCGCCACCCCCGCGTCTGCCGCTGTCTCGGCGGAGCTCCGCGTCGGGGCTGCTGATTGTTCACCCGAGACTGGCTGGCTCTGCTCAATTTCCAGACGCCTCCATGGTcctgggggaggagaggaggaatctGTGCTTAGAAAAAACCAGGCATAATAACCTGCTGCTCTTTGGATGCAAGTGTGGCAGGAGCagccccatttcacagatggcAAAGCTTGGGGCTCACAGCAGGCGGTCCCGGGAGGCCCTCCGCCCTCTGGATTATAGGGCCAATTCTCTTCACCTACCTGGCTGTGGCCCCTGAGGAGGAGAGGGCAGTCTTCAAGGGTCTCTGACCCCTGTTGGAGCATACTAAAGAGGCTTGGGATCCCCTTTAGGAAAGACCCCACCTCCCTGGCTCCCCCCATACTTCTCAGAGCCCATAGTTTAGCTACAAAACACGTGGTATGTGGTGGTGGACATCCATAGCTTACTGTAAGACCTAGGTCTTAGTTTCCCCTTTCATTCCACCAGAATTGGAAGCCAAGGACCAAATTCCCTGTCTTCTCCTTCCTAAGTCCAATTAGAAACTATTTGAATGCCTCCGAGTGTGTTACTTGAGCGAGCCCCTTCTCTCTTGTgggttccttttgttttgtttttggtgcttACATGTTCCCAACCACccgatgtattttatattttaggcCTCAATTTCCCTATCTATTTAGGGACTAAATTAACCCCTAAGATGCCTCCCAACGGTGTTATTCCAAGATACTAGCATTCACTAATTTTCTTCGCAGGCCTAAGCAAggggtttcttttcatttttgctcTTTCACGATTGGGttcacctccccagcactgtgtaCCTATCGCACTCAATAAGAGATTGGGAGGTGGGGGAGCTCAGCAAATAAAGGCCAGGACACCAAAGCTGATTGATGGGCTGAGCTGCAGTCTCAGGACTCAGTGGTATAAGAAATGAGCCAACTCCCTCAAGATTTCCTCTGATCTCCATCCATGACAtgacctgtacacacacagaggggggggagagggaggggggagggaaagagagagatgagacagggagggggaggggaaggaagagagggggaggggaggggaaggaagagaaagagagacagggagggggaggggaagagggaggggaggggggaaataTTTGGCTGGgcagaggtggcacacacctttgatcccagcacttgggaggcaaaggcaaatctctgagttcgagaccagtctggtctacagagtaagttccaggacagccagggctaaacagagaaaccctgaccccctgttgggggtggggggagagaaaagATTAGGGGCCCGGAGATAGCTCAATCTGGATTAGTTTGCTAAATAAGTACAAACAAAGCCTGTGTAAAATAGACAAGCATCACCGTATATACTTGTAcacttttgtcttttaaaaaaatatttactttgtaatttccttctgtgtgtgtgcctgagtgtatgtctctgtgtgtgcctgagtgtgtgtctgtgtgtgtgcctgagtgtgtgtctgtgtgtgtgcctgagtgtgtgtctgtgtgtgtgtctgagtgtgtgcctgagtgtgtgtctgtgtgtgtctgtgtgtgtgtctgtgtgtgtgcctgagtgtgtgtctgtgtgtgtctgtgtgtgagcctgagtgtgtgtctgtgtgtgagcctgagtgtgtgtctgtgtgtgtgcctgagtgtgtgcctgagtgtgtgtctgtgtgtgtgcctgagtgtgtctgtgtgtgtgtctgagtgtctgtgtgtgtctgtgtgtgtctgtgtgtgtgcctgagtgtgtgcctgagtgtgtgtctgtgtgtgcctgagtgtgtgtctgtgtgtgtgcctgagtgtgtgtctgagtatgtgtctctgtgtgtgcctgagtgtgtgtctgtgtgtatgcctgagtgtgtgtctgtgtgtgtgcctgagtgtgtgtctgtgtgtgtgcctgagtgtgtgtctgtgtgtgtgtctgagtgtgtctgtgtgtgtctgagtgtgtgtctgtgtgtgtgcctgagtgtgtgtctgtgtgtgtgtctgtgtgtgtgtctgagtgtgtctgtgtgtgcctgagtgtgtgtctgtctgagtgtgtgtctgtgtgtgcctgagtgtgtgtctgtgtgtgcctgagtgtgtgtttgtgtgtctgagtgtgtgtctgtgtgtgtgcctgagtgtgtgtctgagtgtgtgcctgagtgtgtgtctgtgtgtgtgcctgagtgtgtatctgtgtgtgtgcctgagtgtgtgtctgtgtgtgtgtctgagtgtgtgtctgagtgtgcacCTGAGTGTGcacctgagtgtgtgtctgtgtgtgtgcctgagtgtaagTCCGTGTACCACACATGGTGTGCAGGAGTCCGAGGAGGTCGGAGGACATGTTAGATTACTTGGAGctaagcagttgtgagccacccaccaCGTGGCCATGAGAAAATAAACCTGGTTCCCCTGCATGAGCAATTAAGTATTCTTAACCAGGAGTCATGACAACCTGCCTCTTAGGCAGGGTCTCACCATATAGCCCTTGCTGGCTGGGAACTCACTAAACTGGCCCacaatttacagagatctgctgACCTGTGActacagagtgctgggattaaaggcctgcaccaccatccCTGGCtaacatttgtaatcccagtactgctGAGGGAGAGACAGTTGgattcctggagcttgctggttTATCAGACAGTTTAGCAtgcttagtgagttccagacagggGCATAgcctttgtcaaaaaaaaaaaaaaaaaaaaaaatccgtaaggagctggagagatggctcagtggttaagagcacctgttgctcttgcaaagaacctgggtttggttacCAAAACACACATGACATCTTACAACTATCAGTTCCAGGAAATTAGAAACCATcttctggggggttggggatttagctcagtggtagagcgcttgcctagcaagggcaaggccctgggttcggtccccagctccgaaaaaaaaacaaaaaacaaaaaaaaaaaacaaaaaaaaaaagaaaccatcttcTGACCTTATAGGTACATGAAAGCAAAATACTCCTAAGAAACCAGtcggtggtggtgcatgcctttaatcccagcactcaggaggcaggggcaggggcaggggcaggggcaggggcaggggcaggggcaggggcaggggcaggggcaggggcaggggcaggggcaggggcagagcaggggcaggggtaggggcaggggcagaggcaggtggatctctgagtttgaggccagcctggtttacagagcaagccagggctacacaaagaaaccctatctcaaaaaaacaaaacaaaacaaaaaaacaaaaacaaaaaaaacaaaaaacaggttggggatttagctcagtggtagagcgcttgcctagcgagcgcaaggccctgggttcggtccccagctctgaaaaagaaaaaaaaaaaaaacaaaaaaacaaaaaaacaaaaaacaccaccactcatatgcattaaataaatcaatctaaaaaataagtacataaataagtaataaaagtgGTGGGCGCCCAAGGATTACCACCAAAGATCATCCTTTGCCCGCCATGTGTAGTGTGACCATGTGTTGTACATGTGACCCACATGTACAACTTAGGGTGCTGGGGTTTGGACCCAAACTTTGTGCCTACGAGGCAAGTACATGCATCCCGagtgctttttgtatttttaaaaatattttgtcattGCGTTCCTTACTTATTTATCTggatttgttattgttgtttgtttgagacaggctctcacttgTTTTGTAGCCCTGGCAACACTGAGATTCATTGTGTAGAGTGGGCTGGTTTCAAATCCACATTGCCTCTGCCTGGGAAGTCCTGGGATTGAAGGAGTTGGGGCCACCGCCACACCCAATGTGTGTagatgttttgtttgcttgtataTCTGTGCACACCTgggtctgtggaggccagaggagagcatcGGGTCCCacagaactgaagttacaaaggTTGTGAGCTGCGGTGTGGGTGTTGGGACTGGAAcctgggtctctggaagagcaattagtgctcttaagcactgaaccatctctctagctacCACTCCCCCAGCCCcgggtgcttgtgtgtgtgtgtgtgtgtgtgtgtgtgtgtgtgtgtgtgtgtatgctagtgcatgtgcctgtgtgtttttcttttcaagacaaggtctcaccacTAAGTTTTCCAGATCAGCC comes from the Rattus norvegicus strain BN/NHsdMcwi chromosome 10, GRCr8, whole genome shotgun sequence genome and includes:
- the LOC102547047 gene encoding uncharacterized protein LOC102547047 isoform X2, coding for MAGILVRVERDLPDKETDDRRASDVLPRLGLSRAESSYHTRRRSWGVTQLAAVSAHGPWRRLEIEQSQPVSGEQSAAPTRSSAETAADAGVARGPGGAHQGCHGPGPAARAAASRGVPVMASKGGRMLSLACPRRALDPWRGPSSLGQRHRPAPVTPRKAPGLSRARQGPTPSRVHCGCQSAGVWSWMGRGPGPLSPAPPTAEVCLLMSVTTYCGTYMKTPRHLINYELATRRACIEGWRDPRTQQPQLQSSAQNWVCSKGFLEAGLFSCLKRIGRGMLDPGILSRGTQSLRLDQFIVSR
- the LOC102547047 gene encoding uncharacterized protein LOC102547047 isoform X4 is translated as MAGILVRVERDLPGPWRRLEIEQSQPVSGEQSAAPTRSSAETAADAGVARGPGGAHQGCHGPGPAARAAASRGVPVMASKGGRMLSLACPRRALDPWRGPSSLGQRHRPAPVTPRKAPGLSRARQGPTPSRVHCGCQSAGVWSWMGRGPGPLSPAPPTAEVCLLMSVTTYCGTYMKTPRHLINYELATRRACIEGWRDPRTQQPQLQSSAQNWVCSKGFLEAGLFSCLKRIGRGMLDPGILSRGTQSLRLDQFIVSR
- the LOC102547047 gene encoding uncharacterized protein LOC102547047 isoform X3, with the protein product MGLLVPCILSCGVLLAKSGPWRRLEIEQSQPVSGEQSAAPTRSSAETAADAGVARGPGGAHQGCHGPGPAARAAASRGVPVMASKGGRMLSLACPRRALDPWRGPSSLGQRHRPAPVTPRKAPGLSRARQGPTPSRVHCGCQSAGVWSWMGRGPGPLSPAPPTAEVCLLMSVTTYCGTYMKTPRHLINYELATRRACIEGWRDPRTQQPQLQSSAQNWVCSKGFLEAGLFSCLKRIGRGMLDPGILSRGTQSLRLDQFIVSR
- the LOC102547047 gene encoding uncharacterized protein LOC102547047 isoform X1; amino-acid sequence: MPTWMLLCSHLDDNGLNLRTYKETDDRRASDVLPRLGLSRAESSYHTRRRSWGVTQLAAVSAHGPWRRLEIEQSQPVSGEQSAAPTRSSAETAADAGVARGPGGAHQGCHGPGPAARAAASRGVPVMASKGGRMLSLACPRRALDPWRGPSSLGQRHRPAPVTPRKAPGLSRARQGPTPSRVHCGCQSAGVWSWMGRGPGPLSPAPPTAEVCLLMSVTTYCGTYMKTPRHLINYELATRRACIEGWRDPRTQQPQLQSSAQNWVCSKGFLEAGLFSCLKRIGRGMLDPGILSRGTQSLRLDQFIVSR